The Persephonella sp. KM09-Lau-8 nucleotide sequence CGGAAGTATGGGTAGTGTTGTGGGAGCAAAATTTGTAAGGGGAGCTGAATATGCAATTGAGAAAAAAATTCCATTTATTGCCATAACAGCTTCCGGCGGTGCCAGAATGCAGGAAAGTATTATTTCCCTTATGCAAATGGCAAAAACATCTATAGCTGTTGACAAAATGAATAAAGCAGGGATTTTATATATATCTATCCTTACAGACCCAACAATGGGAGGTGTTTCTGCAAGCTTTGCATTCTTAGGAGATGTTATTATTGCTGAGCCAGAATCTTTGATTGGATTTGCAGGTCCCAGAGTTATAGAACAAACTATTAAGCAACAACTTCCTGAAGGCTTCCAGAGATCAGAATTTCTGCTGGAAAAAGGACAGATAGATATGGTTGTTGACAGAAAAAATCTGAAAAAAACTGTTTATACACTAATCAAGCAGCTTCATGGATAAGAAAATCCCTGTTATCAGCATTGTTGGAGCCCATAATAGCGGCAAAACCACATTCATATCCGCTGTTATTAACATTCTGTCTTCAAAGGGCTATAAAATTGGAGCAATAAAACATGACCCTAAAGGCAAAGCCCAGCATGATACCCCTGGGAAAGACAGTTATAAAATGTTTGAAGCTGGAGCAAAACAGGTAATTCTGGCTTCTCCCAATAGAATCACTTCTTTTGTAAGGGATTCAGATTACACCGTTGATGACCTGATAAATATTTATATGCTTCAAAACCTTGATTTAATCATTATAGAAGGTTTTAAATCCTACAAAAATACAGATAAATATGAAGTAATAAGAAAAGATGAAAACAGGGAGCTTATCATCTCAGAAAAAGAGGAACTTAAAGGGGTAATAACAGATTACTATTCTTTCAGGCAAACCTTTGATATTAATAATCCTGCCGAATTTGCCGAATACATAGAAAAATATTATCTAAAAAAACAAAAGGATTTATAATATTTATTCCTGATATCAATGAGAGGTAAACTATGAGGCTCTATGCTGTATTTGCAGGCACAGTTCAGGGTGTAGGATTCAGATATTTTGTTAGAAATATTGCAAAAGAGATGGGTGTTAAAGGATATGTCCGAAATCTGCCAGACGGCACAGTTGAGGTAGTCGCAGAAGGAGACGAACAAACATTAAGAGAATTCCTTAAAGCAATTGAGCAGGGCCCACCTCTTGCAGAAGTAACTGATATCAGATACCAGTTTGAAGACAAAGAAGGGGGTTTCACAGACTTTGAGATTCTTTATTAAGGCTTTAGTATTACTACTTATAATAAATCTAACTGCAAGTGCATTAACCTATACTGTAAAACCTGGAGACTCCCTTAGTAAAATAGCAAACAAATACGGTGTTTCTGTTAAAGAGATAATCAAAGCAAATAATCTGAAAAAACCATACATAATCTATCCCGGGCAAAAATTAAAAATTCCAGTTAAAGAAAATACAAAAACCAAGAAAAATATCAGAATAATAATCCACAAGGTAAAACCTGGAGAAAGTCTAATCAAAATAGCCAGAAAATACAATGTTTCTACAAAAGATATAATTCAGCTTAACAACCTGAAAAAACCCTATCGCCTGTATGTTGGACAAAAGCTAAAAATACCTGTAAAAGCAAAACCAAAAAAAGTATCCTCTAAAAAAATTAGAAAATACCAGACCTACTGCAAGGTAAAACATAAAGTAAAAAGAGGAGAAAGCCTGTCACTAATAGCAAGCAGATATGGTTTATCACTTAAAAGCCTTAAATTAATGAACAATCTAAAAAGCAATCGTATATATCCAGGTCAGATTTTATGTGTAAGGAAAGGGGTAAAATCTTCTTCTAATAATGTGGCCACCTCAGTAAAAAAATCCTCCTCAGGCTCAAAAGATATATATATCAAAAAAGAGAGAATTGTTAGAAAAAAAATTGTTATACACAGGGTAAAAAGAGGGGAAAGCCTTGCAAAGATAGCTAAAAAATATGGGACAACGGTATCCAAAATAGCAAAACTTAACAGATTGAAAAAACCTTATGTTATACACCCTGGACAAAAGCTTAAAGTGGAAAAAACCGAGGTTAGCTACATAGAAAAGGTTGTAAAAAAGAGAGGAACTCCATTTAAATTCATACAACCTGTAAAAGGAGAAATCATAAACAAATTTGCAAATACTCCGTATAAACGTCATCTGGGACTGGATTATGCTACAGATTGTGGAACCCCTGTAAAAGCCTCAGAAAGTGGAAAAGTAATATATGCAGGAACAAGTATTAAACCTTATGGAAATCTGGTGATAATCAGACATGGAGGAAAATTCAACACAGTTTACGGGCATTTAGGAAAGATAATTGTAAAAGAAGGTCAGATAGTCAAAAAAGGAGAAATTATAGGATACACAGGTGAAATGGAAAATATAAACGGATGTGGTCTTTATTTTGAGATTAGAAAAAATGCCATACCTGTTGACCCCCTTGCATTTCTAAACAAATCCCAGAAATAAACTGTTAGAATATATTATCTATACAAAACTCCATAATTTGAGGTAAAAATGGAAGGTAAAAAATATCAAGAATTTCCAAGAATAAAAAGACTTCCTGAATATGTATTTGCAATAGTAAATGACCTGAAGGCACGACTCAGAAAAGAAGGAGAAGATATTATAGATTTTGGAATGGGAAACCCTGACCTTAGACCAGCACAGCATATAATTGACAAGCTATGTGAGTCTGCCAGAAAAAAGACAACCCATAGATATTCTATGTCCCAGGGTATTCCAAGATTAAGAAAAGCTATAACAGATTTTTACAGAAATAGATTCGGAGTAGAGCTTGACCCTGAAGAAGAAGCAATAGTCACAATAGGTTCAAAAGAAGGCTTGTCCCATCTAATGCTGGCAATGTTATCCCCAGGGGATATGGTTCTGGTTCCTTCCCCAAGATATCCTATCCACTACTATGCACCTGTTATAGCAGGAGCCTCTGTCCTTACAGTTCCCCTTCCACTGGAAGGTTCTGATAGTGAAAAACAGGAACAATTTTTAAAAAATATTTATGAATCCTACAAAGATAGCTATCCTGAGCCAAAAGTGCTTATATTGAACTTTCCTAATAATCCAACAACGATGACCGTTGATATAGAATTTTTCAAAGAGATAGTCAGATTTGCCCGTGAAAAAAATTTATGGATTATTCATGATTTTGCCTATGCAGACCTTTGTTTTGATGGATATCAGGCACCAAGTATTCTGCAGGTAGAAGGAGCAAAGGATATTGCTGTTGAAACTTACTCTTTGACTAAAGGCTTTTCTATGGCAGGATGGAGAGTTGGCTTTGTCCTTGGAAATCCAACCCTAATCTACAATCTGAAAAGACTTAAAAGCTATCTTGATTATGGAACATTTACACCTATTCAGGTGGCAAGCATAATAGCACTGGAAAGTGATTACTCTATTGTTGAGGAAGCAAGGGATACATACAACGAAAGACTTAATATACTTGTTGATGGGTTGAATAAAGCAGGCTGGCCTGTAGAGAAACCAAAAGCCACAATGTTCCTGTGGGCTAAAATTCCAGAGGATTTTCAGCACATGGGCTCAATAGAATTCAGTAAAAAACTCCTTACAGAAGCAAATGTGGCAGTTGCACCTGGGGTTGGTTTCGGTGAGCATGGGGAAGGTTATGTGAGATTTGCAGTGGTAGAAAATGATAAAAGAATAAGACAGGCAGTTAGAAACATTAAAAAATTCTTCAAAAAATACAGACAGCAGGCTCAGGTTAGATGAAACAACTTTCCACCCTTGAAGTAAAACACCTAAAAAAGATATATAAAGAAAGAACCGTTGTTAATGATGTCTCTCTCTATGTTCAGGAAGGAGAGATAGTAGGCTTACTGGGTCCCAACGGGGCAGGGAAAACAACAACATTTCGTATGCTTCTTGGTTTTATAAAACCAGATAGCGGAAATATCTTTCTAAACGGAGAAGATATCACAGACCTACCTGTCTATGAAAGGGCAAGAAAAGGTATATCTTTTCTTCCTCAGGAAAGCTCAATATTCAGAGAGCTTACAGTCTGGGAAAATATAGTTATGTTCCTTGAGTTTCAAACAAATGACAGAATAGAAATTGAGGAAAAGGCAAAATCCCTGTTAGATGAGTTTGGCATATACCACCTGAAAGATCAGAAAGCATCAACTCTATCAGGAGGAGAAAGGAGAAGACTGGAAATAGCCCGTTCCTTGATAATAAACCCTTCTTTTTTACTTCTTGATGAACCATTTGCAGGGGTAGACCCGGTATCTGTTCAGGATATAAATGGACTGATAAAAGACCTTATAAAGAGGGATATAGGGGTAATTCTTACAGACCATAATGTCCGAGAAACATTAAAAATCACAGACAGGGCATATATTCTGGCTCACGGAAGAGTGATAGCAGAAGGAACACCTCAAGAAATAGTTGAAGACCAGACAGTCAGAAAAATATTCCTTGGTGATGAGTTTACTCTAACCTGATTAATCCTGTATTTCAAACACCTTTTCCCGTGATGTTTCCCCACGAATTAATTTTATTCTGGATTTAGGCACATTAAGATAATCAGAAAGCAGTTCTACCACCTTTTTATTTGCCTTCCCTTTTTCAGGAACCACAGTGACCCTTATTTCATAAAAATTTTCTTCTATCTGTTTTATCTCATTTTTCTTAGCATTTGGTTTAACCTTTACCTTGATAATCATTTCAACCCCTATAAATCAATGTTAAAATTAAATTCTAACATGGAAATTTTTAGAAATATTGTTGTCTTACTATCTGGAGCTTTTATATATCTGTCTGTTTTTATCTTTTCAGGACAAATAATTCCTGAAGAAACATTAAAAAATATGTACTGGTTTGCATTTTCAACTGTTGCAATAACAGGATTTATAATTACCTTTGCCGTAAATAGATTTTTGTTTAGACTATGTGTCATCAGGGCTGGCATATTTGCATTTCTGAGTTTTATTCTCCTTGTTTCTGCATTATTTGTGCTTAGATAGGAGGTTTTAATGGGAAATCTTTATCTTGTTGGTTTTATGGGAAGTGGTAAATCTACAGTAGGAAAAATAGTTGCCCATAAAATAGGGTATAAATTTGTTGATATAGATAAGCTTATTGAAGAAAGGGAAAACAAAACAATACCCCAGATTTTTAAAGAATATGGAGAGAGCTACTTCAGACAGCTTGAGAAACATATTATTCAGGAATTTACAGAAAAATCAGGATATATAGTCTCAACTGGAGGAGGTCTTGGGGCTGATATTGAGAATATGGAAAAAATGAAAAAAAGCGGCACAGTTGTCTGGCTTGATGTTTCCCTTGATGAAATCCTAAAGCGAACAGAAAAAGACAGCACAGAAAGACCATTACTGAAAAATCCAAGGGAAAAGATTGAAAAACTGTATGAAGATAGAAAGAAAGTATATTCTATGGCCGATATCCATATAAAAGCAGAAAACAAATCCCCAGAAGAAATAGCACAGGAGATTTTAGATAAATGGAACTCTTTACAGGAATAGACATAGTAGAAAACAACAGAATAGAAAAGGTTTACAAAAAATATGGTAAAAGATTTTTAGACAGAATATACACCCAAAAAGAACAGGAATACTGCCTTCAAAAAACAGATCCTATACCCTGCCTGTCTGCAAGATTTGCAGCCAAAGAAGCATTTGTAAAGGCTTTTAATCAGGCATTTGGAAAAAATCTTTCATACAAAGATATAGAAATATTGGGTAGATACAACAAACCTGCACAAATTTTGCTGCACTATCAGGGATTTACAGACGGTATTCATCAAAACCGCTTAAAATATACTCTTTCCATATCCCACGAAAGAAACTATTCTGTGGCAATAGTTATAATCTACACAGTCTGATGCAGCAATTTTACTGCACCTTTCCTGATAGCCATCATAAAATCTGTTAAATTTCAATAACTTATGCTTTGGCACACTTGTTGCTTATAAAATGTCGCCAGAGGGGATAAATCATGAAAATGAAAAAATACTTTGTTAGAAATCT carries:
- the accD gene encoding acetyl-CoA carboxylase, carboxyltransferase subunit beta is translated as MGLKELINKFTGKRKLQIEKGEWIKCDKCKTLLYSEDLKKNMKICPHCGYNFRMNSRERVEMFLDEIYSYDLFPRIKPVDILGFKDTKKYKDRLKEAQSKTGLNDAIIIANGKIYDREVVLAPMDFRFMGGSMGSVVGAKFVRGAEYAIEKKIPFIAITASGGARMQESIISLMQMAKTSIAVDKMNKAGILYISILTDPTMGGVSASFAFLGDVIIAEPESLIGFAGPRVIEQTIKQQLPEGFQRSEFLLEKGQIDMVVDRKNLKKTVYTLIKQLHG
- the mobB gene encoding molybdopterin-guanine dinucleotide biosynthesis protein B gives rise to the protein MDKKIPVISIVGAHNSGKTTFISAVINILSSKGYKIGAIKHDPKGKAQHDTPGKDSYKMFEAGAKQVILASPNRITSFVRDSDYTVDDLINIYMLQNLDLIIIEGFKSYKNTDKYEVIRKDENRELIISEKEELKGVITDYYSFRQTFDINNPAEFAEYIEKYYLKKQKDL
- a CDS encoding acylphosphatase, translating into MRLYAVFAGTVQGVGFRYFVRNIAKEMGVKGYVRNLPDGTVEVVAEGDEQTLREFLKAIEQGPPLAEVTDIRYQFEDKEGGFTDFEILY
- a CDS encoding LysM peptidoglycan-binding domain-containing protein produces the protein MRFFIKALVLLLIINLTASALTYTVKPGDSLSKIANKYGVSVKEIIKANNLKKPYIIYPGQKLKIPVKENTKTKKNIRIIIHKVKPGESLIKIARKYNVSTKDIIQLNNLKKPYRLYVGQKLKIPVKAKPKKVSSKKIRKYQTYCKVKHKVKRGESLSLIASRYGLSLKSLKLMNNLKSNRIYPGQILCVRKGVKSSSNNVATSVKKSSSGSKDIYIKKERIVRKKIVIHRVKRGESLAKIAKKYGTTVSKIAKLNRLKKPYVIHPGQKLKVEKTEVSYIEKVVKKRGTPFKFIQPVKGEIINKFANTPYKRHLGLDYATDCGTPVKASESGKVIYAGTSIKPYGNLVIIRHGGKFNTVYGHLGKIIVKEGQIVKKGEIIGYTGEMENINGCGLYFEIRKNAIPVDPLAFLNKSQK
- a CDS encoding aminotransferase class I/II-fold pyridoxal phosphate-dependent enzyme; protein product: MEGKKYQEFPRIKRLPEYVFAIVNDLKARLRKEGEDIIDFGMGNPDLRPAQHIIDKLCESARKKTTHRYSMSQGIPRLRKAITDFYRNRFGVELDPEEEAIVTIGSKEGLSHLMLAMLSPGDMVLVPSPRYPIHYYAPVIAGASVLTVPLPLEGSDSEKQEQFLKNIYESYKDSYPEPKVLILNFPNNPTTMTVDIEFFKEIVRFAREKNLWIIHDFAYADLCFDGYQAPSILQVEGAKDIAVETYSLTKGFSMAGWRVGFVLGNPTLIYNLKRLKSYLDYGTFTPIQVASIIALESDYSIVEEARDTYNERLNILVDGLNKAGWPVEKPKATMFLWAKIPEDFQHMGSIEFSKKLLTEANVAVAPGVGFGEHGEGYVRFAVVENDKRIRQAVRNIKKFFKKYRQQAQVR
- the lptB gene encoding LPS export ABC transporter ATP-binding protein, which translates into the protein MKQLSTLEVKHLKKIYKERTVVNDVSLYVQEGEIVGLLGPNGAGKTTTFRMLLGFIKPDSGNIFLNGEDITDLPVYERARKGISFLPQESSIFRELTVWENIVMFLEFQTNDRIEIEEKAKSLLDEFGIYHLKDQKASTLSGGERRRLEIARSLIINPSFLLLDEPFAGVDPVSVQDINGLIKDLIKRDIGVILTDHNVRETLKITDRAYILAHGRVIAEGTPQEIVEDQTVRKIFLGDEFTLT
- a CDS encoding DUF167 domain-containing protein → MIIKVKVKPNAKKNEIKQIEENFYEIRVTVVPEKGKANKKVVELLSDYLNVPKSRIKLIRGETSREKVFEIQD
- a CDS encoding shikimate kinase translates to MGNLYLVGFMGSGKSTVGKIVAHKIGYKFVDIDKLIEERENKTIPQIFKEYGESYFRQLEKHIIQEFTEKSGYIVSTGGGLGADIENMEKMKKSGTVVWLDVSLDEILKRTEKDSTERPLLKNPREKIEKLYEDRKKVYSMADIHIKAENKSPEEIAQEILDKWNSLQE
- the acpS gene encoding holo-ACP synthase; this encodes MELFTGIDIVENNRIEKVYKKYGKRFLDRIYTQKEQEYCLQKTDPIPCLSARFAAKEAFVKAFNQAFGKNLSYKDIEILGRYNKPAQILLHYQGFTDGIHQNRLKYTLSISHERNYSVAIVIIYTV